From a single Raphanus sativus cultivar WK10039 chromosome 3, ASM80110v3, whole genome shotgun sequence genomic region:
- the LOC108846385 gene encoding uncharacterized protein LOC108846385: MSERPRRHQRKPSLSVFTNSLENLTDISPTATPPSSIPPQLPRHQIPPPTPAAAPPANLDKKDDNASKEENASSN; encoded by the coding sequence ATGTCTGAGAGACCAAGGCGTCACCAGAGGAAGCCTTCTCTGAGCGTTTTTACGAACTCCCTCGAGAATCTCACCGACATATCTCCCACAGCAACCCCTCCATCCTCCATCCCTCCTCAGCTGCCGCGCCATCAGATCCCTCCGCCTACTCCAGCTGCTGCTCCTCCAGCAAACCTTGACAAGAAAGATGACAATGCTAGCAAGGAAGAGAACGCCTCTTCTAATTGA
- the LOC108846102 gene encoding short-chain dehydrogenase TIC 32 B, chloroplastic has translation MGIYSLITGRRGPSGFGSATTAEEVTQGIDATRLTAIITGGTGGIGMETARVMAKRGVHVVIGARNMGAAENAKAEILRQNTNARVTLLHLDLSSFKSIRAFVYDFHALHLPLNLLINNAGVMFCPYQLSEDGIELQFATNHIGHFLLTNLLLDTMKITAKTSGVEGRILNLSSIAHIYTYKEGIKFDSINDICCYSDKRAYGQSKLANILHANELSRQLQEEGVNITVNSVHPGLILTNLFQHTALLMRFLKFFSFYLWKNIPQGAATTCYVALHPSLKGVTGKYFADCNQVTPSKLARDETLAQKLWNFSVNLISSVSKKNYLGSEDTI, from the exons ATGGGCATATATTCACTAATCACCGGGAGAAGAGGACCAAGTGGGTTTGGTTCAGCAACAACAGCTGAAGAGGTTACCCAAGGGATTGATGCAACTCGTCTCACTGCGATTATCACAG GAGGAACTGGAGGGATAGGAATGGAGACAGCGAGGGTAATGGCGAAGAGAGGTGTTCATGTGGTGATTGGTGCCCGAAACATGGGAGCTGCAGAAAATGCCAAAGCCGAGATCCTCAGACAAAACACAAACGCACGTGTCACCCTCCTCCACTTAGATCTCTCTTCGTTCAAATCCATCAGAGCCTTTGTTTATGACTTCCATGCCCTCCATCTTCCCCTCAATCTCCTTat AAACAACGCAGGAGTTATGTTCTGTCCATACCAACTCTCTGAAGATGGAATCGAATTGCAGTTTGCTACAAATCACATTg GTCATTTTCTGTTGACAAACTTGCTCCTGGACACAATGAAGATCACAGCTAAAACAAGTGGTGTTGAAGGAAGAATTTTGAATCTGTCATCTATAGCTCATATCTATACTTATAAAGAAGGAATCAAGTTCGACAGCATCAATGACATATGCTG TTACTCGGATAAAAGAGCTTACGGGCAATCAAAACTAGCAAATATATTGCACGCAAACGAGCTCTCCCGTCAGCTTCAG GAAGAGGGAGTGAACATAACAGTGAATTCAGTGCACCCTGGTCTCATCCTCACCAATCTCTTCCAACACACTGCTCTTTTAATGA GGTTCTTGAAGTTCTTCAGCTTCTACTTGTGGAAAAATATACCTCAG GGAGCTGCTACAACATGTTATGTTGCTCTGCATCCAAGTCTGAAGGGAGTAACTGGAAAGTACTTTGCAGATTGCAATCAAGTCACTCCAAGCAAACTTGCTAGAGATGAGACTTTGGCACAAAAACTCTGGAATTTTAGCGTTAATCTCATCAGCTCTGTTTCTAAAAAGAACTACCTGGGCTCCGAGGACACCATCTAG
- the LOC108844303 gene encoding LOW QUALITY PROTEIN: dof zinc finger protein DOF5.1 (The sequence of the model RefSeq protein was modified relative to this genomic sequence to represent the inferred CDS: inserted 1 base in 1 codon), translating into MVFSSFPTYPDSSNWQQQHQPITSTVGFTGDNNISQQFLPHHPXPPQPQQTPPPLHLSGNGGGGGGGPGGPGGSIRPGSMAERARIANIPMPETALKCPRCDSTNTKFCYFNNYSLTQPRHFCKACRRYWTRGGALRSVPVGGGCRRNKRTKNSSGGGGSSSSGNSKSQDSTTSNDQYHHRAMDNNQMGPPPSSTSLSSLLSSYNAGLIPGHDHNMSSNNHVLGLGSSLPPLKLMPPLDFTDNFTLQYGTVSAPSYHVGGGSSGGGGAASLLTGFDQWRFPAPHHQLPLLGGLDSSSSSSGLYPFDHQNQTGLEPQNPGYGLITGSGQYRAKNIFHNLVSSSVSSAMVTATASQLASVKMEDSNNQLNMSRQLFGTEQQLWNIHGTAASTAAATTSSWSDVSNNFSSSSTSNI; encoded by the exons ATGGTGTTTTCTTCATTTCCTACGTATCCTGATTCATCAAACTGGCAACAACAA CATCAACCAATCACATCCACCGTTGGATTCACGGGAGACAACAACATCAGCCAGCAGTTCCTCCCTCACCATC TCCCACCGCAACCGCAACAAACGCCTCCACCGCTTCACCTCAGCGGTAACGGtggaggcggtggtggtggtcctGGGGGACCTGGCGGATCAATACGGCCAGGTTCGATGGCAGAAAGGGCAAGAATAGCCAACATACCAATGCCTGAAACAGCCTTGAAATGTCCAAGATGTGACTCAACCAACACCAAATTCTGTTACTTCAACAACTACAGTCTCACTCAACCTCGCCACTTCTGCAAAGCATGCCGCCGTTACTGGACACGTGGCGGCGCTCTAAGGAGCGTCCCTGTCGGTGGTGGTTGCCgcagaaacaaaagaaccaaaaaCAGCAGCGGTGGCGGTGGTAGCAGCAGTAGCGGTAACAGTAAGTCACAAGACAGCACCACAAGCAACGACCAATACCACCACCGAGCCATGGATAATAATCAGATGGGACCGCCACCTTCTTCGACTTCTCTGAGCTCGTTGCTATCTTCTTACAACGCCGGATTGATCCCTGGACATGATCATAACATGAGCAGTAACAACCATGTACTTGGACTTGGATCATCTTTGCCTCCTCTCAAGCTCATGCCTCCTTTAGACTTCACTGACAACTTCACCTTACAGTACGGTACCGTTTCAGCTCCTTCTTATCATGTAGGCGGTGGAAGcagtggaggaggaggagcggCGTCTCTTTTGACAGGTTTTGACCAGTGGAGATTCCCGGCACCTCATCACCAACTTCCTTTGCTAGGTGGTTTAGAcagctcatcatcatcttccggGTTATATCCATTTGATCATCAAAATCAAACGGGTCTGGAGCCGCAGAATCCGGGTTACGGATTAATCACCGGATCGGGTCAGTATCGAGCTAAGAACATCTTTCATAACCTTGTTTCCTCTTCTGTATCGTCAGCTATGGTCACGGCCACTGCGTCGCAGTTAGCTTCAGTGAAAATGGAAGATAGTAACAATCAACTCAACATGTCTAGACAACTTTTTGGAACCGAACAACAGCTTTGGAATATTCATGGGACTGCAGCATCAACCGCAGCGGCAACAACTAGTTCGTGGAGTGATGTCTCTAATAACTTCAGTTCTTCTTCTACTAGCAATATATAA
- the LOC108844227 gene encoding THO complex subunit 4B has translation MAGGLDMSLDDLIKSNRKPTGSRGRGNGGTTSSGGGRGFGGGSGPSRRFANRVGNRTAPYSRPMQQQQEAHDAMWANDVFATDASVAAAFGHQSAGSSIETGTKLYVSNLDYGVSNEDIKELFSEVGDLKRYGIHYDRSGRSKGTAEVVFSRRGDALAAVKRYNDVQLDGKLMKIEIVGTNLSAPTPPIIAPVQIPFPSNGILGNFNDNYNGNFNGNFNGNFRGRGRGGFMGRPRGGFGGGNFRGGRGARGGGGGGRGSGRGGRDEKVSAEDLDAELDKYHKEAMEETS, from the exons ATGGCAGGTGGCTTGGATATGTCACTGGATGACCTCATCAAATCCAATCGAAAACCTACCGGATCTCGCGGCCGAGGCAACGGTGGTACTACTAGCAGCGGCGGTGGTCGCGGATTCGGCGGTGGCTCCGGGCCGTCTCGGCGATTTGCTAACCGCGTAGGAAACAGAACGGCGCCGTATTCAAGG CCGATGCAGCAACAACAAGAAGCTCATGACGCCATGTGGGCAAACGACGTTTTCGCCACTGACGCGAGTGTGGCCGCTGCTTTTGGGCATCAGTCTGCCGGATCTTCTATCGAGACTGGAACGAAGCTCTACGTCTCCAACTTAGATTATGGTGTCTCCAATGAGGATATCAAG GAGCTCTTTTCAGAGGTTGGTGACCTTAAGCGTTATGGGATTCACTACGATAGGAGTGGAAGATCCAAG GGTACTGCGGAGGTTGTTTTCTCGCGGCGTGGTGATGCCTTGGCAGCTGTCAAGCGTTACAACGATGTTCAGCTGGATGGAAAGCTGATGAAGATTGAGATTGTTGGAACAAATCTTTCAGCTCCAACACCTCCTATTATTGCTCCTGTTCAGATTCCCTTTCCTTCTAATGGGATACTTGGCAACTTTAATGATAACTACAATGGCAACTTCAATGGCAACTTTAATGGAAACTTTAG AGGGAGAGGAAGAGGTGGTTTTATGGGGCGGCCTCGTGGTGGTTTTGGAGGTGGTAATTTCCGTGGTGGTAGGGGAGCtagaggaggaggtggtggtggtcgGGGCAGTGGAAGAGGAGGACGTGATGAAAAGGTGTCTGCAGAGGATCTTGATGCTGAATTGGACAAGTATCACAAAGAGGCAATGGAGGAAACAAGTTGA
- the LOC108844044 gene encoding transcription factor-like protein DPA has protein sequence MEMDLFVTPEKQRDRPSVSLRKTPVRRKLIVDDDDDDNEIASEKKGQSRTTGGGLRQFSVMVCQKLEAKKITTYKEVADEIISDFATIKQNAEKPLNENEYNEKNIRRRVYDALNVFMALDIIARDKKEIRWKGLPITCKKDVEQVKRDRNKVMNSVQKKASFLKELREKVSSLESLMLRNQEMVVKTEGPAEGFTLPLILLETNPHAVVEIEISEDMQLVHLDFNNTPFSVHDDAYILKLMQEHKLQQNRASSSSSAHHQSQHSSSSSCIASGTSGPVYWNSGSN, from the exons ATGGAGATGGATTTGTTTGTGACTCCGGAGAAGCAGAGGGATCGTCCTTCAGTGAGCTTGCGGAAAACTCCTGTGAGAAGGAAGTTGAtagttgatgatgatgatgatgataacgaGATTGCGTCAGAGAAGAAAGGTCAATCAAGAACTACTGGTGGTGGCCTTCGCCAGTTCAGCGTTATGg TGTGCCAGAAGTTGGAAGCCAAGAAGATCACTACATACAAGGAG GTTGCAGATGAAATCATTTCTGATTTTGCAACAATTAAGCAGAACGCAGAGAAGCCTTTGAATGAGAATGAG TATAACGAGAAGAACATAAGGAGGAGAGTCTATGATGCGCTCAATGTTTTCATGGCCTTGGATATCATCGCTAGGGATAAAAAAGAAATCCGGTGGAAAGGGCTTCCCATCACCTGCAAAAAGGATGTCGAACAAGTTAAG AGGGATCGAAATAAGGTTATGAATAGTGTGCAAAAGAAGGCTTCGTTTCTTAAAGAATTGAGAGAAAAG GTATCTAGTCTTGAGAGTCTTATGCTGAGAAATCAGGAGATGGTTGTGAAGACTGAAGGCCCAGCAGAAGGTTTTACCTTACCACTCATTTTACTTGAG aCAAATCCTCATGCAGTAGTCGAAATCGAGATTTCTGAAGATATGCAACTTGTTCACCTCGACTTCAATAA CACACCATTCTCGGTTCATGACGATGCATACATATTGAAACTGATGCAAGAACACAAGCTGCAGCAAAACagagcttcttcctcttcctctgcaCATCATCAGTCTCAACATTCTTCCTCCAGTTCCTGCATTGCTTCTGGAACCTCAGGCCCGGTTTACTGGAACTCAGGATCCAATTGA
- the LOC108847739 gene encoding uncharacterized protein LOC108847739 — MRGSILTVLSMENHHHHPSTHLSMDSTGSSSHEELDLEMMNNNGNRQITLYNPPDINLPLSVGRSCSMSWNLDNILDVGLSSHVYETTTTTETFLNVVVPSKVSKKCLKRGDSMWGAWFFFSFYFRPALNDKSKSKVVRETGNVGGGGGCFSGFDKSDLKLDVFLVQHDMENMYMWAFKDKPENALGKMQLRSYMNGHSRQGERPFPFSAERGFVRSHRMQRKHYRGLSNPQCLHGIEFVASPSLLCVSEEDKKRWLELTGRDLKFTIPPDASDFGSWRNLPNTDFELPHVTKQGLNCAKKILNGSGLHLTSNASFSSNGDSSDQSPGGGGGGNSNKKRKEFLSPGSSEEECCLTVVNNHAKDPPGWANDFTGVMKNVHGPPTAAKTIYEDEEAYLVVVTLPFVDLNSVKVSWRNGITNGIVKVTGSSTSRAPLVKRRERTFKLVVDQTAEHCPPGEFMREIQLPNRIPEEANIEAYFDGTGPVLEILVPKLKGGVEEEHEVRVCLRPHHLGGVS; from the coding sequence ATGAGAGGCTCGATTCTCACCGTTTTGTCAATggagaatcatcatcatcatccttcaACGCACTTGTCCATGGACTCTACCGGCTCCTCCTCTCACGAAGAACTCGATCTCGAGATGATGAACAACAACGGTAACCGCCAGATCACTCTCTACAACCCGCCAGACATCAACCTCCCCTTGTCCGTAGGACGAAGCTGCTCCATGTCTTGGAACTTGGACAACATTTTGGACGTTGGTCTCAGCTCCCATGTCTACgagaccaccaccaccaccgagaCGTTCCTCAACGTCGTGGTCCCCAGTAAAGTCAGTAAAAAATGCTTGAAACGTGGAGATAGCATGTGGGGAGCTTggttcttcttcagcttctacttcagaCCGGCCTTGAACGACAAGTCAAAGTCTAAAGTCGTTAGAGAAACTGGTAacgtaggaggaggaggagggtgtTTTAGTGGTTTTGATAAATCTGATCTCAAGCTTGATGTGTTTCTTGTTCAGCATGATATGGAGAACATGTACATGTGGGCTTTTAAGGATAAGCCCGAGAACGCTCTCGGGAAAATGCAGCTGAGGAGCTATATGAATGGACACTCGCGTCAAGGCGAGCGTCCGTTTCCCTTCAGCGCGGAGAGAGGGTTTGTTAGGTCTCACAGGATGCAGAGGAAGCATTACAGGGGACTCTCTAACCCTCAGTGTCTTCACGGGATCGAGTTCGTGGCGTCCCCGAGTCTCTTGTGCGTCAGCGAGGAAGATAAGAAGAGGTGGTTGGAGCTGACGGGTCGAGATTTGAAGTTCACTATCCCTCCTGATGCTAGTGACTTCGGTTCCTGGAGAAACCTTCCCAACACGGACTTCGAGCTGCCTCATGTTACAAAACAGGGTTTGAATTGCGCTAAGAAGATCCTTAACGGTTCGGGATTGCATTTAACAAGCAATGCTTCTTTCAGCAGCAATGGTGACTCATCAGATCAATCtccaggaggaggaggaggagggaacAGTAATAAGAAGAGGAAAGAGTTCTTATCTCCTGGAAGCAGCGAAGAAGAATGTTGCTTGACTGTTGTTAACAACCATGCCAAGGACCCGCCCGGTTGGGCTAACGACTTCACTGGAGTGATGAAGAACGTTCACGGGCCTCCCACTGCTGCCAAAACCATCTACGAAGACGAAGAAGCTTACCTGGTCGTGGTAACTTTACCGTTTGTGGATTTGAACAGCGTGAAGGTCTCATGGAGGAACGGTATCACGAACGGAATCGTTAAGGTCACGGGGTCAAGCACGTCGAGGGCTCCTTTAGTGAAGAGGAGAGAGCGTACTTTCAAGCTGGTTGTTGATCAGACGGCTGAGCATTGTCCTCCGGGGGAGTTCATGAGGGAGATACAGTTGCCAAATCGGATTCCGGAGGAAGCCAACATCGAAGCATATTTTGATGGGACAGGACCGGTTCTTGAGATCCTGGTGCCGAAATTGAAGGGAGGAGTGGAGGAAGAACACGAGGTTAGAGTTTGTCTAAGGCCGCACCACCTTGGAGGAGTTAGTTGA
- the LOC108846024 gene encoding dolichyl-diphosphooligosaccharide--protein glycosyltransferase subunit 4C: MFDDQDLGFFANFLGIFIFILVIAYHFVVADPKFE, from the coding sequence ATGTTTGACGACCAAGACCTCGGATTCTTTGCCAATTTTCTTGGCATTTTCATCTTCATTCTCGTCATTGCTTACCATTTCGTCGTCGCCGACCCTAAGTTCGAATGA